A genomic segment from Acyrthosiphon pisum isolate AL4f chromosome A3, pea_aphid_22Mar2018_4r6ur, whole genome shotgun sequence encodes:
- the LOC100573651 gene encoding uncharacterized protein LOC100573651 isoform X2, which produces MSKTEISSCDDAVSSKSISKMRSPPKFLTKENALSTCISTKTKCNSSAKNSPTERVIADRNQDFLQPFVISQSKDKNKTPKCSSVKRALFETHETFNHVSDDSSNKGHYCIGNLPIGKIGAKDIDQDIGQPLSQSYYNKNNYSKFSLEKASFETNEFNQENAEFSNSRHSILNSPIGKIVVEDNDQNFSSSHSKSLSNNNNNSNTPMFSSAKTINTADKLMPNCGIFIFILFTYNGCFIIIIFLDFPTFVLNALTKMKYDISGINSKTNATHILLNSFVTHFGNSSIQEQLNNNQIGQTSDYCNLFPIQTEEDLQAAESRILDKNVRFNLVLQLSLLVGIKGVG; this is translated from the exons ATGTCAAAAACTGAGATATCATCTTGTGATGATGCAGTTTCTTCCAAGTCAATTTCTAAAATGAGAAGTCCTccaaaatttttaacaaaag AAAACGCTTTGTCTACTTGTATATcaactaaaacaaaatgtaatagttCTGCGAAGAATTCTCCAACCGAAAGAGTGATTGCAGATAGAAATCAGGACTTTCTTCAGCCATTTGTAATATCTCAATCaaaagataaaaacaaaacaccTAAGTGTTCTTCTGTGAAAAGGGCCTTATTTGAAACTCATGAGACATTTAAtcatg TAAGTGATGATTCTTCAAACAAAGGACATTATTGTATAGGGAATTTACCAATTGGGAAAATAGGTGCAAAAGATATTGATCAAGATATTGGTCAGCCACTGTcccaatcatattataataaaaacaattactcTAAGTTTTCTTTGGAAAAAGCTTCATTTGAAACTAATGAATTTAACCAAG AAAACGCTGAGTTTTCAAATTCAAGACATTCCATTTTGAACTCTCCTATTGGAAAAATAGTTGTTGAAGATAATGACCAGAACTTTTCTTCTTCACATTCAAAATcactatcaaataataataataacagtaatacaCCTATGTTTTCTTCTGCAAAAACTATTAATACTGCAGACAAATTGATGCCCAAttgtggtatttttatttttatcctttttACATATAACGgttgttttatcataattatttttttagattttccaACATTTGTGTTAAATGCactaacaaaaatgaaatacgACATTTCTGGCATTAATTCAAAGACAAACGCTACACATATTCTTTTAAATTCTTTTGTAACACATTTTGGGAATTCCAGTATTCAAGAACAGCTGAACAATAATCAAATAGGCCAAACTTCAGACTATTGCAATTTATTTCCCATTCAAACTGAAGAAGATCTTCAGGCTGCAGAGAGTAGAATTCTTGATAAGAATGTAAGATTTAATTTg gTACTTCAATTGTCATTGTTAGTTGGTATTAAAGGTGTTGGATAA
- the LOC100573651 gene encoding uncharacterized protein LOC100573651 isoform X1 has protein sequence MLTDIQQKHNKLHGLFNANSNHEQIDENSYDSDKDPEYIQPSILKNLNKNALSTCISTKTKCNSSAKNSPTERVIADRNQDFLQPFVISQSKDKNKTPKCSSVKRALFETHETFNHVSDDSSNKGHYCIGNLPIGKIGAKDIDQDIGQPLSQSYYNKNNYSKFSLEKASFETNEFNQENAEFSNSRHSILNSPIGKIVVEDNDQNFSSSHSKSLSNNNNNSNTPMFSSAKTINTADKLMPNCGIFIFILFTYNGCFIIIIFLDFPTFVLNALTKMKYDISGINSKTNATHILLNSFVTHFGNSSIQEQLNNNQIGQTSDYCNLFPIQTEEDLQAAESRILDKNVRFNLVLQLSLLVGIKGVG, from the exons atgctgaCAGATATAcagcaaaaacataataaattgcatGGTCTATTTAATGCAAATTCTAACCATGAACAAATTGACGAAAATTCATATGATTCTGATAAGGATCCCGAATACATCCAACCGtccattttgaaaaatttaaata AAAACGCTTTGTCTACTTGTATATcaactaaaacaaaatgtaatagttCTGCGAAGAATTCTCCAACCGAAAGAGTGATTGCAGATAGAAATCAGGACTTTCTTCAGCCATTTGTAATATCTCAATCaaaagataaaaacaaaacaccTAAGTGTTCTTCTGTGAAAAGGGCCTTATTTGAAACTCATGAGACATTTAAtcatg TAAGTGATGATTCTTCAAACAAAGGACATTATTGTATAGGGAATTTACCAATTGGGAAAATAGGTGCAAAAGATATTGATCAAGATATTGGTCAGCCACTGTcccaatcatattataataaaaacaattactcTAAGTTTTCTTTGGAAAAAGCTTCATTTGAAACTAATGAATTTAACCAAG AAAACGCTGAGTTTTCAAATTCAAGACATTCCATTTTGAACTCTCCTATTGGAAAAATAGTTGTTGAAGATAATGACCAGAACTTTTCTTCTTCACATTCAAAATcactatcaaataataataataacagtaatacaCCTATGTTTTCTTCTGCAAAAACTATTAATACTGCAGACAAATTGATGCCCAAttgtggtatttttatttttatcctttttACATATAACGgttgttttatcataattatttttttagattttccaACATTTGTGTTAAATGCactaacaaaaatgaaatacgACATTTCTGGCATTAATTCAAAGACAAACGCTACACATATTCTTTTAAATTCTTTTGTAACACATTTTGGGAATTCCAGTATTCAAGAACAGCTGAACAATAATCAAATAGGCCAAACTTCAGACTATTGCAATTTATTTCCCATTCAAACTGAAGAAGATCTTCAGGCTGCAGAGAGTAGAATTCTTGATAAGAATGTAAGATTTAATTTg gTACTTCAATTGTCATTGTTAGTTGGTATTAAAGGTGTTGGATAA
- the LOC100573651 gene encoding probable serine/threonine-protein kinase DDB_G0278509 isoform X3 — MLTDIQQKHNKLHGLFNANSNHEQIDENSYDSDKDPEYIQPSILKNLNKNALSTCISTKTKCNSSAKNSPTERVIADRNQDFLQPFVISQSKDKNKTPKCSSVKRALFETHETFNHVSDDSSNKGHYCIGNLPIGKIGAKDIDQDIGQPLSQSYYNKNNYSKFSLEKASFETNEFNQENAEFSNSRHSILNSPIGKIVVEDNDQNFSSSHSKSLSNNNNNSNTPMFSSAKTINTADKLMPNCDFPTFVLNALTKMKYDISGINSKTNATHILLNSFVTHFGNSSIQEQLNNNQIGQTSDYCNLFPIQTEEDLQAAESRILDKNVRFNLVLQLSLLVGIKGVG, encoded by the exons atgctgaCAGATATAcagcaaaaacataataaattgcatGGTCTATTTAATGCAAATTCTAACCATGAACAAATTGACGAAAATTCATATGATTCTGATAAGGATCCCGAATACATCCAACCGtccattttgaaaaatttaaata AAAACGCTTTGTCTACTTGTATATcaactaaaacaaaatgtaatagttCTGCGAAGAATTCTCCAACCGAAAGAGTGATTGCAGATAGAAATCAGGACTTTCTTCAGCCATTTGTAATATCTCAATCaaaagataaaaacaaaacaccTAAGTGTTCTTCTGTGAAAAGGGCCTTATTTGAAACTCATGAGACATTTAAtcatg TAAGTGATGATTCTTCAAACAAAGGACATTATTGTATAGGGAATTTACCAATTGGGAAAATAGGTGCAAAAGATATTGATCAAGATATTGGTCAGCCACTGTcccaatcatattataataaaaacaattactcTAAGTTTTCTTTGGAAAAAGCTTCATTTGAAACTAATGAATTTAACCAAG AAAACGCTGAGTTTTCAAATTCAAGACATTCCATTTTGAACTCTCCTATTGGAAAAATAGTTGTTGAAGATAATGACCAGAACTTTTCTTCTTCACATTCAAAATcactatcaaataataataataacagtaatacaCCTATGTTTTCTTCTGCAAAAACTATTAATACTGCAGACAAATTGATGCCCAAttgtg attttccaACATTTGTGTTAAATGCactaacaaaaatgaaatacgACATTTCTGGCATTAATTCAAAGACAAACGCTACACATATTCTTTTAAATTCTTTTGTAACACATTTTGGGAATTCCAGTATTCAAGAACAGCTGAACAATAATCAAATAGGCCAAACTTCAGACTATTGCAATTTATTTCCCATTCAAACTGAAGAAGATCTTCAGGCTGCAGAGAGTAGAATTCTTGATAAGAATGTAAGATTTAATTTg gTACTTCAATTGTCATTGTTAGTTGGTATTAAAGGTGTTGGATAA